The Bernardetia litoralis DSM 6794 genome includes a window with the following:
- a CDS encoding aminotransferase class V-fold PLP-dependent enzyme — protein sequence MNFYPGPSKVYHQVKDWLNEAYETDILSIQHRSQKFMDIYESIVKNLQEKHNIPKDYTIVFTSSATECWHILNDSFGSNNFSNINSYHFFNGAFGKKWFDYRKANYPKTTFGIEFGINEELEDNFFQQIPQNDYLPNIICLCQNETSNTTQISQKMLSEIRQNRQNDFIFIDATSSWGGQNLNFNDADAWFTSVQKCFGLPAGLGIMALSPNLIDFYRKNSAVFPTNDIVYNRYNQLSFLIEKANQFQTTYTPNVLNIYLLSKVISFVPSISITSKKIEKRANHLYKFIERNYYHLLITNTKVRSKTVLAIRLMPEGVENIKKKAKKEDIILGNGYGSWKEDTLRIANFPQHTDIEFERLKEFLK from the coding sequence ATGAATTTTTATCCAGGCCCTTCAAAAGTATATCATCAAGTAAAAGATTGGTTAAATGAAGCCTACGAAACTGATATTTTGAGTATTCAGCATCGCAGTCAAAAATTTATGGATATATATGAGAGTATTGTCAAAAATTTGCAAGAAAAACATAACATTCCTAAAGATTATACGATTGTTTTTACTTCTTCGGCTACGGAATGTTGGCATATTCTCAATGATTCTTTTGGGAGTAATAATTTTTCAAACATAAATAGTTATCATTTTTTTAATGGTGCTTTTGGTAAAAAATGGTTTGATTATAGAAAAGCCAATTATCCAAAGACGACTTTTGGGATTGAATTTGGAATAAATGAGGAACTAGAAGATAATTTTTTTCAACAAATCCCACAAAATGATTATTTACCTAATATAATCTGTCTTTGTCAGAATGAAACTTCAAATACTACTCAAATCTCTCAAAAAATGCTTTCAGAAATTAGACAGAATAGACAAAATGATTTTATTTTCATAGATGCAACTTCTTCTTGGGGAGGACAAAACCTAAATTTCAATGATGCCGATGCGTGGTTTACTTCTGTTCAAAAATGTTTTGGACTTCCTGCTGGTCTTGGAATTATGGCTTTATCTCCTAATTTAATTGATTTTTATCGAAAAAATTCTGCCGTTTTCCCCACCAACGACATAGTTTATAACAGATACAATCAACTTTCATTTTTAATAGAAAAAGCAAATCAGTTTCAAACCACTTACACTCCCAATGTTTTGAATATTTATTTGCTTTCCAAAGTGATAAGTTTTGTACCCAGTATTTCTATTACTTCTAAAAAAATAGAAAAACGAGCGAATCATTTGTATAAATTTATAGAAAGAAATTATTATCATCTTTTAATAACAAATACCAAAGTACGTTCAAAAACGGTTTTGGCAATACGATTAATGCCTGAAGGGGTAGAAAATATAAAAAAAAAAGCAAAAAAAGAGGATATTATTTTAGGAAATGGTTATGGCTCTTGGAAAGAAGATACATTACGAATAGCCAATTTCCCACAACATACCGATATAGAATTTGAAAGATTGAAGGAGTTTCTAAAGTAG
- a CDS encoding CCA tRNA nucleotidyltransferase, with protein MKTTETKQPTELTELLNETSIFEWIKNSADALNLQTFVIGGFVRDFLLKRKKEIKDIDIVCIGSGITLAKHVAKSYGKANNIFVNVSIFKRFGTAMITLEDQQTKQKIEVEFVGARKESYDFDSRKPTVEEGTLEDDQKRRDFTINALAVSLNEETYGNFLDPFDGLKDLRKKIIRTPLAPEKTFSDDPLRMLRAVRFASQLGFDIEVNTFEALSTQKERIKIISQERITTELNKIILSNPPSYGFKLLYQCGLLKLIFSEMTDLHGVEYIDGKGHKDNFYHTLQVLDNVAKVSDDLWLRWAAILHDIAKPATKRFHPKAGWTFHGHEDKGARMTPYIFKKLRLPLDAKMRFVQKLVRLHLRPIALVKKTITDSAIRRLLFEAGEDTESLMALCRADITSKDHNRVQRYLQNFDKVEKRMAEVEEKDQLRTFQPVIDGETIMKTFNLKPSAEVGKIKIAIREAILEGEIRNEYEEAFNFMIKEGNKLGLKEVS; from the coding sequence ATGAAGACAACTGAAACAAAACAACCAACAGAGCTTACCGAATTACTAAACGAAACTTCTATTTTTGAGTGGATAAAAAATAGTGCTGATGCACTAAATTTGCAAACTTTTGTAATAGGTGGATTTGTACGAGATTTTTTATTGAAGCGAAAAAAAGAAATTAAAGATATTGATATTGTTTGTATTGGAAGTGGAATTACACTTGCCAAACATGTGGCAAAATCGTATGGAAAAGCAAATAATATTTTTGTAAATGTTTCTATTTTTAAGCGTTTCGGAACAGCAATGATTACATTAGAAGACCAACAAACGAAACAGAAAATAGAAGTTGAGTTTGTGGGTGCAAGAAAAGAATCTTATGATTTTGATTCCAGAAAACCAACAGTAGAAGAAGGAACATTAGAAGATGACCAAAAACGCAGAGATTTTACAATCAATGCACTTGCCGTAAGTCTAAATGAAGAAACTTATGGTAATTTTTTAGACCCATTTGATGGATTGAAAGATTTGCGTAAAAAGATCATTCGTACTCCTTTAGCTCCTGAAAAAACTTTTTCTGATGATCCATTACGTATGCTTCGTGCTGTTCGTTTTGCTTCTCAACTTGGTTTTGATATTGAGGTAAATACCTTTGAAGCTCTTTCTACTCAAAAAGAAAGAATAAAGATTATTTCACAAGAACGCATCACAACTGAACTTAATAAAATTATACTTTCAAATCCTCCTTCCTATGGTTTCAAATTACTGTATCAATGTGGACTTTTAAAGCTTATTTTCTCTGAAATGACAGATTTGCATGGTGTTGAGTATATCGATGGAAAAGGACACAAAGATAATTTTTATCATACTTTACAAGTTTTGGATAATGTAGCAAAGGTTTCTGATGATTTATGGTTGCGTTGGGCTGCTATTTTACACGATATTGCAAAGCCAGCAACAAAACGTTTTCATCCAAAAGCAGGGTGGACTTTTCACGGACATGAAGACAAAGGCGCACGAATGACACCGTATATTTTCAAAAAATTACGACTTCCTTTAGATGCAAAAATGCGTTTTGTTCAAAAATTGGTTAGGCTTCATTTGCGCCCAATTGCTCTTGTTAAAAAGACAATTACTGATTCAGCTATTCGTCGTTTACTTTTTGAAGCAGGCGAAGATACAGAATCATTAATGGCTCTTTGTCGTGCTGATATTACTTCAAAAGACCATAACAGAGTACAGCGTTATCTACAAAATTTTGATAAAGTAGAAAAACGAATGGCAGAAGTAGAAGAAAAAGACCAATTACGTACTTTTCAACCTGTGATTGATGGAGAAACTATTATGAAAACGTTTAATTTGAAACCTTCGGCAGAAGTAGGAAAAATAAAAATTGCTATCAGAGAAGCTATTTTGGAAGGTGAAATTAGAAATGAATATGAAGAGGCATTTAATTTTATGATTAAGGAAGGTAATAAGTTAGGTTTGAAAGAAGTTTCATAA
- a CDS encoding mechanosensitive ion channel family protein: MLLQLSSTTNIDLFKAAYEALASKLILWFDLFAAALPNFILAIIVLVIFYFLAKGAKSLIIKLLEKWVDNTNLLDLASQTVFVIILLVGIFFALGVLNLDKTVTSLLAGAGVIGLALSFAFQDLATNFVSGVFITIQKPLRIGDLIETNDYTGIVRKIGLRAIDIEDFSGRYIIIPSKEVFQNPLVNYNQTKYRRINIAVGVSYGDDMKKVRKLLYDTIKTVEGVSTHPADARIDFDGFGDSSINFIAGFFINKPDQKSYKTIEIEAATAIKEAFDANDIMIPFPIRTLDFGIRGGEKLNEVFSLQDGKSNENPKNEN, from the coding sequence ATGCTCCTACAACTCTCATCAACGACAAACATAGATTTATTCAAAGCAGCCTATGAGGCTTTAGCAAGTAAACTTATTTTGTGGTTTGACTTATTTGCTGCTGCTCTTCCCAATTTTATTTTAGCTATTATTGTCTTAGTAATTTTTTATTTTTTAGCAAAAGGAGCAAAATCATTAATCATTAAATTGCTTGAAAAATGGGTTGATAATACAAATCTACTTGATTTAGCATCACAGACTGTATTTGTAATTATTTTATTGGTAGGTATTTTCTTTGCTTTAGGTGTTCTTAATCTTGATAAAACGGTTACGTCATTGCTTGCTGGTGCTGGTGTAATTGGTTTGGCTCTTAGTTTTGCTTTTCAAGATTTGGCTACCAATTTTGTTTCAGGTGTTTTTATTACTATTCAAAAACCGTTGCGTATTGGAGATTTAATTGAAACAAATGATTATACAGGAATTGTCAGAAAAATAGGTTTGAGAGCCATTGATATTGAAGACTTTAGTGGACGTTATATTATTATTCCTTCAAAAGAAGTATTTCAAAATCCATTAGTAAATTATAATCAAACAAAATATAGAAGAATAAATATTGCAGTAGGAGTTTCCTATGGAGATGATATGAAAAAAGTACGAAAACTTTTATATGATACAATAAAAACTGTAGAAGGTGTAAGTACACATCCTGCTGATGCACGAATTGATTTTGATGGTTTTGGTGATAGTTCAATTAATTTTATTGCAGGTTTTTTTATTAATAAACCTGATCAAAAATCATATAAAACAATAGAAATAGAAGCGGCAACAGCCATAAAAGAAGCCTTTGATGCAAATGATATTATGATTCCATTTCCAATTCGTACTCTTGATTTTGGTATTCGTGGAGGTGAAAAACTCAATGAAGTTTTTTCACTACAAGATGGAAAAAGTAATGAAAATCCAAAAAATGAAAATTAA
- a CDS encoding redoxin domain-containing protein — MNKLFILLILSTFLFSCAEKTPFDKGEPAPKFETTDVEGNKQTIEQHTQKGKIVMLYFWADWCPTCKQEFPETQTYYEKLQKEGLEILAINVKQPKEASTKFKEQFGATFPMLIDEDGKISDLYKVEELPTNFFIDEEGKIIRKIVGWVSDKQAEVILKQQK; from the coding sequence ATGAATAAACTATTTATACTCTTAATCCTATCTACTTTCTTATTTTCATGTGCCGAAAAAACTCCTTTTGATAAAGGTGAGCCAGCACCAAAATTTGAAACAACTGATGTAGAAGGAAATAAACAAACCATCGAACAACATACCCAAAAAGGCAAAATTGTAATGCTTTATTTTTGGGCAGATTGGTGTCCGACCTGTAAACAAGAATTTCCAGAAACTCAAACTTATTATGAAAAACTACAAAAAGAAGGCTTAGAAATTTTGGCAATTAATGTAAAGCAACCAAAAGAAGCCTCTACAAAATTTAAAGAACAATTTGGTGCTACTTTTCCAATGCTAATTGATGAAGATGGAAAAATTTCAGATTTGTATAAAGTAGAAGAGTTGCCAACAAACTTTTTTATAGATGAAGAAGGCAAAATTATTCGTAAAATTGTCGGTTGGGTAAGTGATAAACAAGCAGAAGTAATTTTAAAACAACAGAAATAA
- a CDS encoding ABC transporter permease — MNILNYAVLSLLRSWQKQVSLIVIYALVVGFYASVVFFTSSLKTETSQTLEDLPPLWVQQLQGGRLVPMSVSLQDSISKIRGIKKVFPRYWGYFFDDATGAVLTVMGTDFPNKEIGFLEFKEDYNQNKKEKNNQNGVLVGTGVLETRNLQLGDFLSLNDNNGKKVSYEIVGSFGAKSDLLTKDLIILPIKEAQKIIGLRSDSTHSLCTDIAVEIYNPEEIENIGKKIDARFPSLRVVTLAQLSSTYQTLFSWRGGIFIYGSLLSVLAFLLLMWERASGLSSNEKKELGILKAIGWQINDVLFLKLTEGAILSITATLLGIVLAYVHVFVFNSPILKPFLIGWSVLYPAYDLQPFVSLGDILSIFSLSIVPYLAATLFPAWRGATTEAADAMR; from the coding sequence ATGAATATCCTAAATTATGCCGTTCTCTCCTTATTACGAAGCTGGCAAAAACAAGTTTCTTTGATTGTAATTTATGCTTTGGTAGTTGGTTTTTATGCTTCGGTAGTTTTTTTTACGAGCAGTTTGAAAACCGAAACTTCACAAACTTTAGAAGATTTGCCCCCTTTGTGGGTGCAACAGTTGCAAGGTGGAAGGCTTGTTCCGATGTCAGTTTCTTTGCAAGATTCTATCTCAAAAATTAGAGGAATAAAAAAAGTATTCCCTCGTTATTGGGGTTATTTTTTTGATGATGCAACGGGTGCAGTTCTGACAGTAATGGGAACAGATTTTCCAAATAAAGAAATAGGCTTTTTAGAATTTAAAGAAGATTATAATCAAAATAAGAAAGAGAAAAATAATCAAAATGGCGTTTTAGTAGGAACAGGTGTTTTAGAAACACGCAATCTTCAACTAGGCGATTTTCTTTCTTTGAATGATAATAATGGAAAAAAAGTAAGCTATGAAATTGTGGGAAGTTTTGGTGCAAAATCGGATTTACTGACTAAAGATTTGATTATTTTACCAATAAAAGAAGCTCAAAAAATAATTGGTTTACGTTCAGATTCTACACATTCTTTATGTACAGATATTGCCGTCGAAATTTATAATCCAGAAGAAATAGAGAATATTGGAAAAAAAATAGATGCTCGTTTTCCTTCTTTGCGTGTCGTTACGCTGGCTCAACTTTCTTCTACTTATCAAACACTTTTTAGCTGGCGAGGAGGGATTTTTATTTATGGCTCATTACTTTCTGTGTTGGCTTTTTTGCTTTTGATGTGGGAACGTGCATCAGGACTTAGTAGCAATGAGAAAAAAGAATTAGGAATCTTAAAAGCTATTGGTTGGCAAATAAATGATGTTTTGTTTTTGAAACTTACCGAAGGCGCAATTTTGTCGATTACAGCTACTTTGCTAGGAATTGTTTTGGCTTATGTACACGTTTTTGTTTTTAACTCTCCCATTTTGAAGCCTTTTTTGATAGGTTGGTCGGTGCTTTATCCTGCTTATGATTTGCAACCTTTTGTTAGTTTGGGAGATATTTTGAGTATTTTTTCGCTTTCTATTGTGCCTTATTTGGCTGCCACACTTTTTCCTGCTTGGCGTGGTGCGACTACAGAAGCTGCTGATGCAATGCGATAA
- the ligA gene encoding NAD-dependent DNA ligase LigA: MNLSAIKKRINSLVEKLNHYNNQYYQNDISEISDFEFDKLLEELKKLEKENPQFKLPNSPTLRVGGDITSNFETVVHRYPMLSLSNTYNETELLEFDERIRKTVDNPIYVCELKFDGVAISLRYENGIFTQGVTRGDGEKGDDVTANVRTIRDIPLKIEGKNIDKNEVPSDFELRGEVYLSKTQFEILNQEIVERSKEKGVEEEKIPDLLLKNPRNAASGAIKMKDSKEMAKRKLSCFVYDAYGTPFESHTSILENLEKYNFAVSPFHRKANGIQEVLEFIKDWEEKRFTLPYETDGVVIKINDLDQREELGFTSKSPRWAIAYKYKAEEAQSKLKSVVFQVGRTGAITPVANLTPVQLSGTTVKRATLHNEGEIKRLDLHEGDTVFVEKSGEIIPKVTRVVTEKRVKNAKPIIFIENCPECETKLVREEGEAAYYCLNQDGCPPQILGKIEHFVCKNGMDIDSIGSKTAQNFLNAGIIKSFADLYELDREKLLALPNFKEKSVNNVFIGIENSKKRPFKNVLYSLGIKYVGRGVSEILTDEFSSIDNIIKASKEEISAVFGIGERIAEAVKAYFDEPKNIETIERLKTAGLQFEQAEKKIVILDGILSGKTFVVSGTFQNFEREELKEKIKGLGGKISSSVSKKLDYLLAGDKAGSSKIEKAEKAGVAVISEADFLKMI; this comes from the coding sequence ATGAATTTGTCAGCCATAAAAAAAAGAATAAATTCTCTAGTCGAAAAGCTCAATCATTACAACAATCAATATTATCAAAATGATATTTCAGAAATTTCTGATTTTGAATTTGATAAATTATTAGAAGAATTAAAGAAATTAGAAAAAGAAAATCCTCAGTTCAAACTTCCAAATTCGCCTACTTTGCGTGTTGGTGGAGATATTACAAGTAATTTTGAAACGGTTGTTCATCGTTATCCAATGCTTTCACTTTCAAATACCTATAATGAAACTGAACTTTTAGAGTTTGATGAACGCATCCGAAAAACGGTGGATAATCCTATCTATGTTTGTGAACTCAAATTTGATGGTGTGGCTATTTCGCTGCGTTATGAAAATGGAATTTTTACACAAGGCGTTACTCGTGGCGATGGTGAAAAAGGTGATGATGTAACTGCAAATGTCAGAACAATTCGTGATATTCCTTTAAAAATAGAAGGAAAGAATATTGATAAAAATGAAGTTCCAAGTGATTTTGAATTAAGAGGAGAAGTTTATTTGAGCAAAACACAATTTGAAATATTAAATCAAGAAATTGTAGAAAGATCAAAAGAGAAAGGAGTAGAAGAAGAAAAAATTCCCGATTTGCTTCTAAAAAATCCAAGAAATGCAGCTTCTGGAGCAATCAAAATGAAAGATTCCAAAGAAATGGCAAAACGTAAACTTTCTTGTTTTGTTTATGATGCTTACGGAACTCCTTTTGAATCACATACAAGTATTTTGGAAAATTTGGAAAAGTATAATTTTGCAGTTTCTCCTTTCCATAGAAAAGCAAATGGCATTCAAGAAGTATTAGAATTTATAAAAGATTGGGAAGAAAAACGATTTACATTGCCTTACGAAACTGATGGAGTTGTAATTAAAATTAATGATTTAGACCAAAGAGAAGAATTAGGTTTTACCTCAAAAAGTCCACGCTGGGCAATCGCTTACAAATACAAAGCTGAAGAAGCACAATCAAAACTAAAAAGTGTTGTTTTTCAAGTTGGAAGAACAGGCGCAATTACACCAGTCGCAAATCTTACGCCTGTGCAACTTTCGGGAACAACTGTAAAACGTGCCACTTTGCATAACGAAGGAGAGATAAAACGTTTGGATTTACACGAAGGCGATACCGTTTTTGTAGAAAAAAGTGGTGAAATTATCCCAAAAGTAACTAGAGTAGTTACAGAAAAAAGAGTAAAAAATGCAAAACCGATTATTTTTATAGAAAACTGTCCAGAATGTGAAACCAAATTAGTAAGAGAAGAAGGAGAAGCAGCTTATTATTGTTTGAATCAAGATGGTTGTCCTCCTCAAATTTTGGGAAAAATAGAGCATTTTGTTTGTAAAAATGGAATGGATATAGACAGTATTGGAAGCAAAACAGCTCAAAATTTTCTGAATGCTGGTATAATTAAAAGTTTTGCTGATTTGTATGAGTTGGATAGAGAAAAGTTGTTGGCTTTGCCCAATTTTAAAGAAAAATCTGTAAATAATGTATTTATTGGAATTGAAAATTCTAAGAAAAGACCTTTCAAAAATGTATTATATTCTTTAGGAATTAAATATGTAGGAAGAGGAGTTTCTGAAATTTTGACAGATGAATTTTCAAGTATCGACAATATTATCAAAGCCAGTAAAGAAGAAATATCTGCTGTATTTGGAATTGGAGAACGCATAGCCGAAGCTGTGAAAGCCTATTTTGATGAACCAAAAAATATAGAAACCATTGAAAGATTGAAAACAGCAGGTTTGCAATTTGAGCAAGCAGAAAAAAAGATAGTTATTTTAGATGGAATTTTGAGTGGAAAAACATTTGTTGTTTCTGGCACTTTCCAAAACTTTGAGAGAGAAGAATTAAAAGAAAAAATAAAAGGTTTGGGAGGTAAAATTTCAAGTTCGGTTTCTAAAAAATTAGATTATCTTTTGGCTGGTGATAAAGCAGGAAGTTCTAAAATAGAAAAAGCCGAAAAAGCAGGAGTAGCTGTAATTAGTGAAGCTGATTTTTTAAAGATGATTTAA
- a CDS encoding GlsB/YeaQ/YmgE family stress response membrane protein yields MGFLWSIIIGILAGFIAGKLMRGKGLGLIVNLIVGIIGASIGGWIFTKLNIMVETSFVGNLITSTVGAIVLLFVIGIFTGGNKRK; encoded by the coding sequence ATGGGATTTCTTTGGTCAATTATTATCGGAATTTTGGCTGGCTTTATTGCTGGCAAACTTATGCGTGGAAAAGGCTTAGGTTTGATTGTTAATTTGATTGTTGGAATTATTGGTGCTTCTATTGGAGGCTGGATTTTTACAAAATTGAATATTATGGTAGAAACGAGTTTTGTTGGAAACCTTATTACTTCAACAGTTGGTGCAATCGTTTTGCTTTTTGTTATTGGTATTTTTACTGGAGGGAATAAAAGGAAATAG
- a CDS encoding GYDIA family GHMP kinase has product MNHFHGNGKLLLSGEYYVLDGAIALAVPTKKGQLLQVTYAPSEHRVLHWKSYDSNGSIWFEAHFDIETFEALEGYVSKKSMVLQKILQTTRKISKNFLVGKEYVLVETFLEFPRLWGLGSSSTLIHTIAKWAGINAFDLLAKTMGGSGYDIACAESETPILYERQDGIPRTISVDFNPPFKNQLYFVYLGKKQNSAEGISYYEKLKNIKNKKDKLVKELSGITHKIVTATKLEEFEKLIAKHEEIIAENMAMERVKQIYFSDYWGEVKSLGAWGGDFVLVTSQKSKEETQAYFLEKGMDTFLTYDEMVKG; this is encoded by the coding sequence ATGAATCATTTTCACGGAAATGGAAAACTGCTCCTCAGTGGGGAATATTATGTGCTTGATGGTGCGATTGCGCTGGCTGTTCCTACCAAAAAAGGTCAATTATTACAAGTTACGTATGCACCTTCAGAACATCGTGTATTGCATTGGAAAAGTTATGATAGTAATGGTTCAATTTGGTTTGAAGCCCATTTTGATATTGAAACTTTTGAAGCCTTAGAGGGTTATGTTTCTAAAAAATCAATGGTTTTACAGAAAATCTTGCAAACAACACGCAAAATTTCAAAAAATTTTTTGGTCGGAAAAGAATATGTTTTAGTAGAAACTTTTTTAGAATTTCCTCGTCTTTGGGGTTTGGGAAGTAGCTCAACCCTTATTCATACAATTGCCAAATGGGCAGGAATAAATGCTTTTGATTTGCTTGCTAAAACAATGGGTGGTTCTGGCTATGATATTGCTTGTGCCGAATCTGAAACTCCTATTTTGTACGAAAGGCAAGATGGAATCCCACGTACTATTTCTGTTGATTTTAATCCTCCTTTTAAAAATCAGCTTTATTTTGTTTATCTAGGCAAAAAACAGAACTCTGCTGAAGGGATATCGTATTACGAAAAACTAAAAAATATAAAAAACAAAAAAGATAAATTAGTAAAAGAACTTTCAGGAATTACACACAAAATCGTAACAGCCACTAAACTAGAAGAGTTTGAAAAGCTGATTGCCAAGCATGAAGAAATTATTGCTGAAAATATGGCGATGGAAAGAGTAAAACAAATTTACTTTTCTGATTACTGGGGCGAAGTAAAATCTCTCGGTGCATGGGGAGGAGATTTCGTACTTGTTACTAGCCAAAAATCAAAAGAAGAAACACAAGCCTATTTTCTAGAAAAAGGAATGGATACTTTTCTTACTTATGATGAAATGGTAAAAGGGTAA
- a CDS encoding hydroxymethylglutaryl-CoA reductase gives MELISGFSKLSKEEKIKWIAQQLGDSSDELLEQFSSFWHNDPHQQRVFDEFSENTLTNYYMPFGVVPNVILNGETLAVPMTIEESSVVAAASKAAKFWQSRGGFHSEIISTKKIGQVHFLWKGDYNKMYCIFDEAKEQMLKDTADITKNMRQRGGGILDIELLDMCHLDDNYYQIKATFDTCDSMGANFINSCLEQFAKTLQNWIASNEIFTDEERDITIIMCILSNYTPECLVKTWVECPIEDLGIVDGLDAQTFALKFFKAIEIAKNDVYRATTHNKGIFNGIDAVVLATGNDFRAIEACGHAYAARSGQYRSLSDCSIENGIFKFWLEMPIAVGTVGGLTSLHPLSKRSLEMLGNPSAPKLMQIISALGLAQNFGAIKSLTTTGIQKGHMKMHLLNILRNFEATEKEVKQAVEHFKNNTVSFNSVREFLATIRTHA, from the coding sequence ATGGAATTAATTTCAGGTTTTTCAAAACTCTCTAAAGAAGAAAAAATCAAATGGATTGCCCAACAATTAGGAGATTCATCTGATGAATTGCTAGAGCAATTTAGTAGTTTTTGGCACAATGACCCACATCAACAGAGGGTTTTTGATGAATTTAGTGAAAATACACTTACCAACTATTATATGCCTTTTGGCGTAGTTCCAAATGTAATTTTGAATGGTGAAACATTAGCCGTTCCGATGACAATTGAGGAAAGTTCAGTAGTTGCAGCAGCTTCAAAAGCAGCAAAGTTTTGGCAATCAAGAGGAGGTTTTCATTCTGAAATTATTTCTACAAAAAAAATAGGACAAGTTCATTTTCTTTGGAAAGGCGATTACAATAAAATGTATTGCATTTTTGATGAAGCAAAAGAACAAATGCTAAAAGATACAGCAGATATTACCAAAAATATGCGTCAGCGTGGAGGTGGTATTTTGGATATTGAACTTTTAGATATGTGTCATTTGGATGATAATTATTACCAAATAAAAGCTACTTTTGATACCTGTGATTCGATGGGCGCAAATTTCATCAATTCTTGTTTAGAGCAGTTTGCCAAAACTCTCCAAAACTGGATTGCTTCAAATGAAATATTTACAGATGAAGAAAGAGATATTACAATAATTATGTGTATCCTTTCCAATTATACGCCTGAATGTTTGGTCAAAACATGGGTAGAATGTCCAATTGAAGATTTGGGAATTGTAGATGGACTTGATGCACAAACATTTGCGCTCAAATTTTTTAAAGCCATTGAGATAGCTAAAAATGATGTTTATCGTGCCACTACACACAACAAAGGAATTTTTAATGGAATTGATGCCGTAGTTTTGGCAACTGGAAATGATTTTAGAGCCATTGAAGCCTGTGGACATGCTTATGCTGCACGCTCTGGACAGTACCGAAGTTTGTCAGATTGCAGCATAGAAAATGGAATTTTCAAATTTTGGTTAGAAATGCCGATTGCAGTCGGAACAGTTGGAGGGCTTACTTCGCTTCACCCACTTTCAAAACGCTCTTTGGAGATGTTAGGCAATCCATCAGCACCAAAACTGATGCAAATTATTTCTGCTTTAGGATTAGCTCAAAATTTTGGAGCAATCAAATCACTGACTACAACAGGAATCCAAAAGGGACACATGAAAATGCACCTTTTAAATATCTTGCGAAATTTTGAAGCAACAGAAAAAGAAGTAAAACAAGCCGTCGAACACTTTAAAAACAATACAGTTTCTTTTAACTCTGTTAGAGAGTTTTTGGCAACAATTCGTACTCATGCATAA